Proteins encoded by one window of Anopheles maculipalpis chromosome 2RL, idAnoMacuDA_375_x, whole genome shotgun sequence:
- the LOC126560025 gene encoding uncharacterized protein LOC126560025, translating into MWNRLSPTNSNRLLHDNGKDYCNNPLKISHNSKSPDKARPPKPTKASSQPARSHPTPSTRKPSPTTNNTKPTSATTTTTTTTINITSTNITSSFSTNSTTTTTTSATTAFASAATTTAGAARISSLSSNSSITTTTTTTKTTTTKIKPTSNTTTTKGTTASNKLNKILSIDMEIRIQHKCISA; encoded by the coding sequence ATGTGGAACCGTCTCTCGCCGACCAATTCCAATAGACTGTTGCACGATAATGGTAAAGATTATTGCAATAACCCACTCAAGATCAGTCATAACAGTAAGTCCCCGGATAAGGCGAGACCGCCCAAACCGACCAAAGCGAGCTCGCAGCCGGCCCGATCCCATCCAACGCCATCTACCAGAAAACCCTCCCCAACTACTAATAACACCAAACCAACctctgctactactactactactactaccaccatcaACATCACGTCCACCAACATCACCTCTTCTTTCTCTACTaattctactactactactactacttctgcTACCACTGCTTTTGCTAGCGCTGCTACCACCACAGCTGGCGCGGCTAGAATTTCATCTCTTTCTTCTAACTCTtctatcaccaccaccaccaccactaccaaaaccaccaccaccaaaattAAACCCAcctccaacaccaccaccaccaagggCACCACTGCTAGCAATAAGCTTAACAAGATCCTGTCCATCGATATGGAAATTCGAATACAGCATAAGTGTATTTCAGCATAG
- the LOC126559119 gene encoding ras-like protein family member 10B produces the protein MQGPLKVAFLGASGVGRTSILQQFFKHDFPKEHIRTSKRTVYRSCLVCDSCIRELMVLDVPPQKYFPIDNLAEWNNGHPLGLRTVHTYVLVYDMGNLDTFQYCRNMRDQILESFNHRDFKIMVVGNKVDMVSNPHTQELKDISTLVRKHWRCGYVECSAKHNYKIGDIFKELMGYPVGGTAPKLEFSQSIGSKNRCTIL, from the exons ATGCAAGGCCCCCTCAAGGTTGCGTTTCTGGGGGCCTCCGGCGTTGGACGCACCAGTATCCTACAG CAATTTTTTAAGCACGACTTCCCGAAGGAACACATCCGCACCTCGAAGCGGACCGTCTATCGGAGCTGTCTGGTCTGTGATAGCTGCATACGCGAGCTGATGGTACTGGATGTGCCACCGCAGAAGTACTTCCCGATCGATAATCTGGCCGAGTGGAACAATGGCCATCCGCTAGGGTTACGTACCGTCCACACGTACGTGTTGGTGTACGACATGGGAAATCTGGACACCTTCCAG TACTGCCGCAATATGCGTGATCAAATATTGGAAAGTTTCAATCACCGTGATTTTAAGATAATGGTTGTGGGCAACAAGGTTGATATGGTATCTAATCCTCATACTCAG GAACTGAAGGACATTTCCACCCTCGTACGGAAACACTGGCGCTGCGGGTACGTCGAATGTTCGGCAAA GCACAACTACAAAATTGGAGATATTTTCAAGGAGCTGATGGGATACCCGGTCGGTGGGACGGCACCGAAGTTGGAGTTCTCGCAATCGATTGGGTCAAAAAATCGTTGCACAATACTCTAG
- the LOC126558375 gene encoding fructose-bisphosphate aldolase isoform X2, translating to MTTYFNYPSKELQEELARIAKQIVAPGKGILAADESTATCGKRFADIGVENNEDNRRQYRQLLFTADDRLQEHISGVILFHETLYQKGDNGTPLAELLKSKGILAGIKVDKGVVDLMGSEGECTTQGLDDLAARCAQYKKDGCDFAKWRCVLKIGKNTPSYQAILENANVLARYASICQSQRIVPIVEPEILPDGDHDLERCQKVTETVLAAVYKALNDHHVYLEGTLLKPNMVTAGQSCAKKPTAQEIALATVTALRRTVPAAVPGVTFLSGGQSEEEASVNLSAINQVPLLRPWALTFSYGRALQASVLRAWGGKKENLKAAQEELIKRAKANSDAALGKYGGGVQGAAGAGSLFVANHAY from the exons ATGACCACCTACTTCAACTACCCGTCGAAGGAACTGCAGGAGGAGCTGGCCCGCATCGCCAAGCAGATTGTTGCCCCCGGTAAGGGTATTTTGGCCGCCGATGAGTCCACGGCGACCTGTGGCAAGCGTTTCGCT GATATCGGCGTTGAGAACAACGAAGACAACCGTCGCCAGTACCGCCAGCTGCTGTTCACCGCTGACGACCGCCTGCAGGAACACATCTCCGGTGTGATCCTGTTCCACGAGACCCTCTACCAGAAGGGCGACAATGGCACGCCGTTGGCCGAGCTGCTGAAGAGCAAGGGCATCCTGGCCGGTATCAAGGTCGACAAGGGTGTCGTCGATCTGATGGGCTCGGAAGGCGAATGCACTACTCAGG GTCTGGATGATCTCGCTGCTCGTTGCGCGCAGTACAAGAAGGATGGTTGCGACTTCGCCAAGTGGCGTTGCGTGCTGAAGATCGGCAAGAACACCCCGAGCTACCAGGCCATCTTGGAAAACGCCAACGTGCTGGCCCGCTATGCTTCCATCTGCCAGTCGCAGCGTATCGTTCCAATTGTTGAGCCAGAG ATCCTCCCTGACGGTGACCACGATCTGGAACGCTGCCAGAAGGTTACCGAGACGGTGCTGGCCGCCGTGTACAAGGCACTGAACGACCATCACGTCTACCTGGAAGGTACGCTGCTGAAGCCGAACATGGTGACGGCCGGTCAGAGCTGTGCGAAGAAGCCGACCGCACAGGAGATTGCGCTCGCTACCGTGACGGCACTGCGCCGTACCGTGCCGGCTGCCGTGCCCGGCGTTACCTTCCTGTCGGGCGGTCAGTCCGAGGAGGAGGCTTCGGTGAACCTGAGTGCCATCAACCAGGTGCCGCTGCTGAGACCGTGGGCCCTGACCTTCTCGTACGGTCGTGCCCTGCAGGCGTCGGTGCTCCGTGCCTGGGGTGGCAAGAAGGAGAACCTGAAGGCCGCTCAGGAGGAGCTCATCAAGCGTGCGAAG
- the LOC126558375 gene encoding fructose-bisphosphate aldolase isoform X1, with amino-acid sequence MTTYFNYPSKELQEELARIAKQIVAPGKGILAADESTATCGKRFADIGVENNEDNRRQYRQLLFTADDRLQEHISGVILFHETLYQKGDNGTPLAELLKSKGILAGIKVDKGVVDLMGSEGECTTQGLDDLAARCAQYKKDGCDFAKWRCVLKIGKNTPSYQAILENANVLARYASICQSQRIVPIVEPEILPDGDHDLERCQKVTETVLAAVYKALNDHHVYLEGTLLKPNMVTAGQSCAKKPTAQEIALATVTALRRTVPAAVPGVTFLSGGQSEEEASVNLSAINQVPLLRPWALTFSYGRALQASVLRAWGGKKENLKAAQEELIKRAKANGLAAQAKYVPGSIPSYAANASLFVKSHAY; translated from the exons ATGACCACCTACTTCAACTACCCGTCGAAGGAACTGCAGGAGGAGCTGGCCCGCATCGCCAAGCAGATTGTTGCCCCCGGTAAGGGTATTTTGGCCGCCGATGAGTCCACGGCGACCTGTGGCAAGCGTTTCGCT GATATCGGCGTTGAGAACAACGAAGACAACCGTCGCCAGTACCGCCAGCTGCTGTTCACCGCTGACGACCGCCTGCAGGAACACATCTCCGGTGTGATCCTGTTCCACGAGACCCTCTACCAGAAGGGCGACAATGGCACGCCGTTGGCCGAGCTGCTGAAGAGCAAGGGCATCCTGGCCGGTATCAAGGTCGACAAGGGTGTCGTCGATCTGATGGGCTCGGAAGGCGAATGCACTACTCAGG GTCTGGATGATCTCGCTGCTCGTTGCGCGCAGTACAAGAAGGATGGTTGCGACTTCGCCAAGTGGCGTTGCGTGCTGAAGATCGGCAAGAACACCCCGAGCTACCAGGCCATCTTGGAAAACGCCAACGTGCTGGCCCGCTATGCTTCCATCTGCCAGTCGCAGCGTATCGTTCCAATTGTTGAGCCAGAG ATCCTCCCTGACGGTGACCACGATCTGGAACGCTGCCAGAAGGTTACCGAGACGGTGCTGGCCGCCGTGTACAAGGCACTGAACGACCATCACGTCTACCTGGAAGGTACGCTGCTGAAGCCGAACATGGTGACGGCCGGTCAGAGCTGTGCGAAGAAGCCGACCGCACAGGAGATTGCGCTCGCTACCGTGACGGCACTGCGCCGTACCGTGCCGGCTGCCGTGCCCGGCGTTACCTTCCTGTCGGGCGGTCAGTCCGAGGAGGAGGCTTCGGTGAACCTGAGTGCCATCAACCAGGTGCCGCTGCTGAGACCGTGGGCCCTGACCTTCTCGTACGGTCGTGCCCTGCAGGCGTCGGTGCTCCGTGCCTGGGGTGGCAAGAAGGAGAACCTGAAGGCCGCTCAGGAGGAGCTCATCAAGCGTGCGAAG GCAAACGGATTGGCTGCACAGGCAAAGTATGTCCCCGGTTCGATTCCCTCGTACGCCGCAAACGCTAGCTTGTTCGTGAAGTCCCATGCCTATTAA